The genomic DNA CACCACCGGCTCCGCCAGCAAGAACCCGGCCGACTACAAGTAGACATTATCAAAGCGAAGCCGGACGCAAGCGATATGCAGCCGCGAACCCTTCGAGAAAGCCAGCCTGAGGAGGTCGGGGCGGGCATGCCGCGCGCAGTTCCGCACGAGCCGAAGCGTCCTGTGAACGCTTCGAGCGAGCTCAGGACTGTTTGAGCACGGCATGTCTGCCCCGACCCCCCCAACAGGTTGAAAAATCGACAATGGACGCCAGGCTATCGCTTGTCGGCCAGGAAGAACAGCGCCATGGTGCCAGGTCCCGAATGGGCGCCGATGACGGGGTCGACGTAGTTGATGACGACCTCCTTCACGCCGAAGCGCTCCTTCACCTCTTGGGCCACGTACTCGGCGTCCTCGAGGCAGTCGCCGTGCGTGATGAACACCATCTGCTGGTCGATGGGGGCGATGGCCGTCTTCTCCATGTGGTCCACCAGGGCGTGCAACGACTTCTTGCGTCCGCGCACCTTCTCCAGGGGGATGAGGCGCCCCTCGTCGTCCACGTGCATGACCGGCTTGATGTTGAGCATGGTGCCCGCCCACGCCGCGGTCTTCGACACGCGCCCGCCGCGGAACAGGAACATGAGGTCGTCCACGGTGAACCAGTGCGCCAGGTTCAACTTGTGCTGCTCTACCCAGTCGCGCACCTCGTCGATGGAGGCGCCGCCTCGGGCGCGCTGCACGGCGTGCCACACGAGCAGGCCTTCGCCGCCCGAGGCGGCCAGCGTGTCCACGGAGCGCAGCTTCCGCTCGGGGAACTCCGCGGCCAGCTGCTTCACCAGGAGCTCGACGGCCTCGTAGGTACCCGACAGCCCGCTGGAGAAGCCCAGGTACAGCACGTCGCGTCCCTGTTCCAGCAGCCCGCGCATGAGCGCCTCGGAGTCGGCCAGGTTCGGCAGCGACGTGGTGATCACCTTGCCGTCGCGCATCATCGTGTAGAACTGCTTGAGGTCGGTGTGCTGCCCCTTGAGATAGCTTTGATACTGCTCGCCGTCCACCATGAAGGTGAGGGGCAGGATATGCAGACCGAATTCGTCGATCATGTCCTCGACGAGGTTGCAGCTGGAATCGGTGACGATCTCGAAGTTCATCGGCATACGACGCGTCCTTCCTTGAAACTGCAGCGGTCGGAAAAACCCGAGCTTCCCGCTGTGAATATGCGATCGTTAAAAGTATACCGTTTAGCGTCGCGCTCCTGTGTCGCAATTTTGAAAAGTGCGGGCAGGCTCGCCGGAAACGGCGTTCGTTCCACTATACTATAGCGGTTTATGGCGACAGAAGCGCACATGCTTTGAGGAAAGGTACGGCACCCGTGGCGAACACGTACAAAGAAACGATGAACCTGCCGAAGACCGACTTCGCGATGCGGGCGAACCTGCCCGAGAGCGAGCCGAAGCGTCTGGCCAAGTGGGAAGAAGAGCATATCTACGAGCAGGTTCTCGAGAAGAACAAGGACGGCAAGCCCTTCATCCTGCACGACGGCCCTCCGTACGCCAACGGCCCCATCCATATCGGCCATGCCTTCAACAAGATCCTCAAGGACTTCGTGAACAAGTCCCATGCGCAGCGCGGGTTCTTCACGCCCTACGTGCCCGGCTGGGATTGCCACGGCCAGCCCATCGAGCATATGGTGGAGAAGACCCTCGGCCCCGACAAAATGGCCAAGATCGACCAGCCCACGCTGCGCCGCCTCTGCCGCGAATGGGCTGAGAAATACGTCGACGTGCAGCGCGAGGGCTTCAAGCGCCTCGGCGTGAACGCCGATTGGGAGCATCCGTACCTCACGTTCACGCCGAACTACGAGGCGGGCAACGTCGAGGTGTTCAAGCGGATGTACCTCGACGGCTCGGTGTACCGCGGCCGCAAACCCATCCACTGGTGCAAGCGCTGCCACACGGCGCTTGCCGAGGCCGAGATCGAGTACTCCGACGAGACGTCGCCGTCCATCTTCGTGAAGTTCAAGATGGATATCATGCCCGGCATGTTCGAGACTGCAGGCGCTGCGGGCGACGCCTACGTGCTCATCTGGACCACCACGCCCTGGACGCTTCCGGCGAACACGGCCGTGTCGCTGGCGCCCGACGCCGACTACGTGATGGTCCAGGCGGACGGCTCCAACATGATCATGGCGCGCGAGCTGGTGGAACAGGTGGCCGAGATCGCGGGCTGGGAATCCTACGACCTCGTGCGCGGCGAGGACGGCGAGCCCGTCGCGCTCAAGGGCCGCGAATTCACCGGCCTCACCTACACGTGCCCCGTCCGCCAGGACCTCAAGGGCACCATCATCTACGGCGACCACGTCACGCTGGACTCCGGCACGGGCGCGGTGCACACGGCTCCCGGCCATGGTCAGGACGACTACCTCGTGGCGCTGGAGTTCGACGTGCCGCTGCTCATGCCGGTGGACGACAACGGCGTTCTCACCGACGAGGCGGGCCCTTTCGCGGGCCTCGACGTTGACGAGGCGAACCCGGTCATCATCGAATGGCTGCGCGAACGCGGCACGCTGGTGGCCCAAAAGGAGATCCTGCACAGCTACCCGCACTGCTGGCGCTGCCACGAGCCGGTCATCTTCCGCGCCACCGACCAGTGGTTCGTGTCCATGGACAAGAACAGCCTGCGCGAGAACGCGCTCAAGGCCATCGAGAACGACGTCGAGTGGATTCCCGCGTGGGCTTCGAACCGTATCGGATCCATGGTGGCCGACCGTCCCGACTGGTGCATCTCGCGCCAGCGTTCGTGGGGCGTGCCCATCCCCGTGTTCAAATGCGCGAAGTGCGGCTCCACCGTGGCGAACGAGCAGACGTTCGACGCGGTGATCGACCTGTTCTACCGCGAGGGCGCCGACGCGTGGTTCACGCGCGAGCCGTCCGAGTACCTGCCGCGCGGCGTGAAATGCGAGACGTGCGGCTGCACCGAGCTGACCCCCGAGAAGGACATCCTCGACGTGTGGTGGGAGAGCGGCGTGTCGCACACCAGCGTGTTGAAGCATCGCGAGGCCGAGGGCCTGCGCTTCCCGGCCGACATGTACCTGGAAGGCTCCGACCAGCACCGCGGCTGGTTCCAGTCGTCGCTGCTCACTAGCATGGGCGCGTACGGCGTGCCGCCGTACAAGGCCGTCATGCACTGCGGCTTCACCGTGGACGGCGAAGGCCGCAAGATGTCGAAATCGCTGGGCAACGGCGTGGATCCGGCCGAGGTCATGGCGAAGAGCGGCGCCGACGTGCTGCGCCTGTGGGTGGCCAGCGTCGATTACTCGCAGGACGTGAGCATCTCCGACGAGATCCTCCAGCGCACCTCCGAGGCGTACCGCCGCATCCGCAACACGTTCCGCTTCCTGCTGGGCAGCCTGGATGACTTCGACGATCAGAAGGACGCCGTGTCCGATTGGAACGCGCTCGAGCCCCTCGACCAGTGGGCCATGGTGCGCACGAAGCACCTGCTGGACGACGTGAGCGCCGCCTACGACGCGTACAAGTTCCACTACGTGTACCGCGCCGTGTATGACTACATTGTGAACGACCTGTCGGCCGTGTACATGGACGCGACGAAGGACCGCCTGTACTCCGAGGCGCCTGACTCGCCGCGCCGCCGCGCCGTGCAGACGGTGCTGATGAACATCCTCGAGGTGCTCGTGCG from Eggerthella lenta DSM 2243 includes the following:
- the ileS gene encoding isoleucine--tRNA ligase is translated as MANTYKETMNLPKTDFAMRANLPESEPKRLAKWEEEHIYEQVLEKNKDGKPFILHDGPPYANGPIHIGHAFNKILKDFVNKSHAQRGFFTPYVPGWDCHGQPIEHMVEKTLGPDKMAKIDQPTLRRLCREWAEKYVDVQREGFKRLGVNADWEHPYLTFTPNYEAGNVEVFKRMYLDGSVYRGRKPIHWCKRCHTALAEAEIEYSDETSPSIFVKFKMDIMPGMFETAGAAGDAYVLIWTTTPWTLPANTAVSLAPDADYVMVQADGSNMIMARELVEQVAEIAGWESYDLVRGEDGEPVALKGREFTGLTYTCPVRQDLKGTIIYGDHVTLDSGTGAVHTAPGHGQDDYLVALEFDVPLLMPVDDNGVLTDEAGPFAGLDVDEANPVIIEWLRERGTLVAQKEILHSYPHCWRCHEPVIFRATDQWFVSMDKNSLRENALKAIENDVEWIPAWASNRIGSMVADRPDWCISRQRSWGVPIPVFKCAKCGSTVANEQTFDAVIDLFYREGADAWFTREPSEYLPRGVKCETCGCTELTPEKDILDVWWESGVSHTSVLKHREAEGLRFPADMYLEGSDQHRGWFQSSLLTSMGAYGVPPYKAVMHCGFTVDGEGRKMSKSLGNGVDPAEVMAKSGADVLRLWVASVDYSQDVSISDEILQRTSEAYRRIRNTFRFLLGSLDDFDDQKDAVSDWNALEPLDQWAMVRTKHLLDDVSAAYDAYKFHYVYRAVYDYIVNDLSAVYMDATKDRLYSEAPDSPRRRAVQTVLMNILEVLVRVLAPVLSFTTDEVWEHYPQAMRERAGRPTNVQLAGWPKASDFAPAIPADGERVSEDFGVIMGVREVVTKALEDARGQKVVNKSQEAAVVVTAPRAVLDAVERYDAAVFEELFIVASVSFAEGEELAATVSKTEAEKCPRCWNHRALGGNANHGSVCERCGDALDAIGFAEGE
- a CDS encoding DegV family protein: MPMNFEIVTDSSCNLVEDMIDEFGLHILPLTFMVDGEQYQSYLKGQHTDLKQFYTMMRDGKVITTSLPNLADSEALMRGLLEQGRDVLYLGFSSGLSGTYEAVELLVKQLAAEFPERKLRSVDTLAASGGEGLLVWHAVQRARGGASIDEVRDWVEQHKLNLAHWFTVDDLMFLFRGGRVSKTAAWAGTMLNIKPVMHVDDEGRLIPLEKVRGRKKSLHALVDHMEKTAIAPIDQQMVFITHGDCLEDAEYVAQEVKERFGVKEVVINYVDPVIGAHSGPGTMALFFLADKR